The following are from one region of the Mycolicibacterium diernhoferi genome:
- a CDS encoding HNH endonuclease signature motif containing protein, which translates to MDATHLDTFVTALIDDLAPAGEGTDRSLFDLLDCPRPVVDEPALLAVLVAAVTARNLFDHVIASAVAATERLGIPARRHLRSGADLLTSIGVAPGVALRAVRVGRAAPMLPALTCQQRLGGLGIEFADAVGRGVAHIAARVELTEEDRAAVVTKLMIQTTPAQVSEKAREIAIEKAATQPQEEGAVPVAENTDLNDMTLVQTDDGRVSATIDLDVLTGEELFAALDPLCRPVPLPDGSPDPRPAGRRRADAFGQLLRDYLSSQRRPTSGGVLPHVTLIRPATIRPGARGQECVDTLGFGGPVSATTADLISCDSTLTAVIVDGAGAPLDVGRAERLFTPNIRKGLAVRDRGCAFPGCGRPVSWCDAHHIQPWNSAGTTCVDNGVLLCRSHHTAIHHGGWQVYLGPDRHPWFIPPHDPAEPQPAHLRSHARRTMTDLPTAA; encoded by the coding sequence ATGGACGCCACCCATCTCGACACGTTCGTCACTGCGTTGATCGATGACCTCGCTCCGGCAGGTGAGGGCACCGATCGCAGTTTGTTCGATCTGCTGGATTGTCCGCGGCCGGTGGTTGATGAGCCGGCCCTGTTGGCGGTGCTGGTGGCCGCAGTGACCGCGCGCAATCTGTTCGACCATGTGATCGCGTCGGCGGTCGCGGCCACCGAGCGGCTCGGGATCCCGGCGCGCCGGCACCTGCGCTCGGGGGCCGATCTGCTCACCAGCATCGGGGTGGCCCCGGGTGTGGCGCTGCGGGCGGTACGGGTCGGACGTGCCGCGCCGATGCTGCCGGCCCTCACCTGCCAACAGCGACTCGGTGGGCTGGGTATCGAGTTCGCCGACGCGGTCGGACGCGGCGTTGCCCACATCGCCGCCCGAGTTGAATTGACCGAGGAAGACCGGGCCGCGGTGGTCACGAAGCTGATGATCCAGACCACCCCCGCACAGGTGAGCGAGAAGGCCCGCGAGATCGCCATCGAGAAAGCCGCCACACAACCTCAAGAAGAGGGGGCGGTGCCGGTGGCGGAAAATACTGACCTCAACGACATGACACTCGTGCAAACAGACGACGGGCGCGTCAGCGCCACAATCGATCTCGATGTGCTCACCGGTGAGGAACTGTTCGCGGCATTGGATCCGTTGTGCCGGCCCGTTCCACTGCCGGATGGGTCACCGGATCCGCGGCCGGCCGGGCGGCGCCGCGCGGACGCCTTCGGCCAACTGCTGCGCGACTACTTGTCGAGCCAGCGGCGCCCCACCTCCGGTGGCGTGCTGCCCCACGTCACCCTGATCCGACCCGCCACCATCCGACCAGGTGCGCGCGGCCAGGAATGCGTGGACACCCTCGGGTTCGGTGGACCGGTCAGCGCCACCACCGCGGACCTGATCTCCTGTGACAGCACCCTCACCGCGGTGATCGTCGACGGCGCGGGGGCACCACTGGACGTCGGACGCGCCGAACGGCTGTTCACACCCAACATCCGTAAAGGATTGGCGGTACGCGACCGTGGCTGCGCCTTCCCCGGCTGCGGCAGACCGGTGTCCTGGTGCGACGCCCACCACATCCAACCGTGGAACAGCGCAGGCACCACCTGCGTCGATAACGGAGTGCTGCTCTGCCGCAGCCACCACACCGCAATCCACCACGGCGGCTGGCAGGTCTACCTCGGCCCCGACCGGCACCCCTGGTTCATCCCACCCCACGACCCGGCCGAACCCCAACCGGCCCACCTGCGTTCACACGCCAGACGCACCATGACCGACCTACCCACCGCCGCTTAA
- the htpG gene encoding molecular chaperone HtpG, with the protein MSEQVEQREFQAEARQLLQLMVHSIYSNKDSFLRELVSNASDALDKLRLAAYQDKELDVDTSDLHIDIETDKAARTLTIRDNGIGMSRDEVVDLIGTLARSGTGELRRKLSEAKQTDDAAGGRSGAGDVDELIGQFGIGFYSTFMVADKVDLLTRKAGESKATRWESSGDGTYTIATVDEAPQGTSVTLHLKPEDADDELHDYTAPWKIRQLVKKYSDFISWPIRMEVEKTVPAEEEGAADTTTVETETLNSRTALWAKPKSEVTDEEYKEFYRHIAHAWDEPLDVIAMKAEGTFEYQALLFIPSQAPFDLFNRDGHTGVQLYVKRVFIMGDCDELVPEYLRFVKGVVDAQDLSLNVSREILQQDRQIKVIRRSLTKKVLSAIKDLQANRPDDYATFWTQFGRAFKEGLLSDIDNRDTLLKLSSFASTLNDSTTLTDYVGRMKDDQEQIFYATGESRQLLENSPHLEAFKAKGYEVLLLTDPVDEVWVESVPEFDGKALQSVAKGEVDLGAKDDSASDSDRPDFAELLAWLQEKLDEHVKEVRLSTRLTSSPACLITDSFGITPQLARMYRASGQDVPVGKRILELNPDHPLIVGLRDALASSQQEGLSDTAELLYGTALLAEGGSLDDPAHFAAILADRLAKTF; encoded by the coding sequence GTGAGCGAGCAGGTAGAACAGCGGGAATTCCAGGCAGAGGCCCGTCAGCTGCTGCAGCTGATGGTGCACTCCATCTACTCGAACAAGGACTCGTTCCTGCGGGAACTGGTCTCCAACGCCTCCGACGCGCTGGACAAGCTGCGACTGGCGGCCTACCAGGACAAAGAACTCGATGTCGACACGTCGGATCTGCACATCGACATCGAGACCGACAAGGCCGCGCGGACGCTGACCATCCGCGACAACGGCATCGGCATGTCCCGTGACGAGGTCGTCGACCTGATCGGCACGCTCGCCAGGTCCGGCACCGGCGAGCTGCGCCGCAAGCTGAGCGAGGCGAAGCAGACCGATGATGCCGCGGGCGGGCGAAGCGGGGCGGGCGATGTCGACGAACTGATCGGCCAGTTCGGCATCGGCTTCTACTCGACATTCATGGTCGCCGACAAGGTCGACCTGCTGACCCGCAAAGCGGGTGAAAGCAAGGCCACCCGTTGGGAATCCAGCGGCGACGGCACCTACACCATCGCGACCGTCGACGAGGCCCCGCAGGGCACATCGGTGACCTTGCACCTCAAGCCCGAGGACGCCGACGACGAGCTGCACGACTACACCGCGCCGTGGAAGATCCGGCAGCTGGTCAAGAAGTACTCCGATTTCATCTCCTGGCCGATCCGGATGGAGGTCGAGAAGACGGTTCCGGCCGAGGAGGAAGGTGCCGCCGACACCACCACCGTCGAGACGGAGACCCTCAACTCGCGCACCGCGCTGTGGGCCAAGCCCAAGAGCGAGGTCACCGATGAGGAGTACAAAGAGTTCTACCGGCACATCGCGCACGCGTGGGACGAGCCGCTCGACGTCATCGCAATGAAGGCCGAGGGCACGTTCGAATACCAGGCGCTGCTGTTCATCCCGTCGCAGGCGCCGTTCGACCTGTTCAACCGCGACGGGCACACCGGCGTGCAGCTCTACGTCAAGCGGGTCTTCATCATGGGCGACTGCGATGAACTGGTGCCCGAGTACCTGCGGTTCGTCAAGGGCGTCGTCGACGCACAGGATCTGTCGCTCAACGTCTCCCGGGAGATCCTGCAGCAGGACCGGCAGATCAAGGTGATCCGGCGCAGTCTCACCAAGAAGGTGCTGTCGGCGATCAAGGACCTGCAGGCGAACCGGCCCGACGATTATGCGACGTTCTGGACGCAGTTCGGCCGTGCGTTCAAGGAGGGCCTGCTCTCCGACATCGACAACCGCGACACCCTGCTGAAGCTGTCGTCGTTCGCGTCGACGCTCAATGACTCGACGACCCTGACCGACTACGTCGGGCGGATGAAGGACGACCAGGAGCAGATCTTCTACGCCACCGGCGAATCGCGCCAGCTGCTGGAGAATTCACCGCATCTGGAGGCGTTCAAGGCCAAGGGCTACGAGGTGCTGTTACTCACCGATCCGGTCGATGAGGTGTGGGTCGAGTCGGTGCCGGAGTTCGACGGCAAGGCGCTGCAGTCGGTGGCCAAGGGTGAGGTCGATCTGGGAGCCAAGGACGATTCAGCTTCCGACTCCGACCGTCCGGACTTCGCCGAGCTGCTGGCCTGGCTGCAGGAGAAGCTGGACGAGCACGTCAAGGAGGTCCGGCTGTCGACCCGACTGACCTCGTCGCCGGCCTGCCTGATCACCGACAGCTTCGGCATCACCCCGCAGTTGGCGCGTATGTACCGCGCGTCCGGCCAGGATGTGCCCGTCGGCAAGCGCATTCTGGAGCTCAACCCCGATCACCCCCTGATCGTCGGTCTGCGGGACGCCTTGGCGTCATCACAGCAGGAAGGGCTCAGCGATACTGCCGAGTTGTTGTACGGCACAGCCCTTCTCGCCGAGGGCGGATCCCTCGACGATCCAGCGCATTTCGCCGCCATTCTCGCCGACCGGTTGGCCAAGACCTTCTAG
- the amaB gene encoding L-piperidine-6-carboxylate dehydrogenase — MTTMQKNNLPTADDLRDRVRVALQAVGADAALGEPGVSGLAAGSPITGDVLFSVPETSPAAAGAAVDEAAAAFAGWRTTPAPVRGALVARLGELLTEHKADLATLVTVEAGKISSEALGEVQEMIDICQFAVGLSRQLYGKTIASERPGHRLMETWHPLGVVGVITAFNFPVAVWAWNTAVALVCGDTVVWKPSELTPLTAIACQTLIERACADVGVDGSVSRLVQGGRDIGEALIDDPRVALVSATGSVRMGREVGPRVAQRFGKALLELGGNNAAIVTPSADLDLAVRAIVFSAAGTAGQRCTTMRRVIAHSSIADELCRRIAAAYETLPIGDPSVDGTLVGPLIHSRSYRDMVGALQTAAADGGEVIGGHRHDMGAEDAFYVAPALVRMPGQTEVVHNETFAPILYVLTYDDLDTAIELNNAVPQGLSSAIFTTDIREAERFMAADGSDCGIANVNIGTSGAEIGGAFGGEKETGGGRESGSDAWKAYMRRATNTVNYSSELPLAQGVRFG; from the coding sequence ATGACCACCATGCAGAAGAACAACCTGCCGACCGCTGACGACCTTCGTGACCGGGTGCGCGTCGCGCTGCAGGCGGTGGGCGCCGACGCCGCGCTCGGAGAGCCCGGGGTGTCCGGGCTGGCGGCCGGCAGCCCGATCACCGGTGATGTGCTCTTCTCGGTTCCCGAGACCAGCCCCGCGGCGGCCGGCGCTGCCGTGGACGAGGCGGCCGCGGCGTTCGCCGGGTGGCGGACCACCCCGGCCCCGGTGCGGGGCGCGTTGGTGGCCCGGCTCGGCGAACTGCTCACCGAACACAAGGCCGATCTGGCCACCCTGGTCACCGTGGAGGCCGGCAAGATCAGCTCCGAAGCACTCGGCGAGGTGCAGGAGATGATCGACATCTGCCAGTTCGCGGTCGGTCTGTCGCGGCAGTTGTACGGCAAGACGATCGCCTCGGAGCGACCCGGGCACCGGCTGATGGAGACCTGGCACCCGCTGGGCGTGGTCGGGGTCATCACGGCGTTCAACTTCCCGGTCGCGGTCTGGGCCTGGAACACCGCGGTGGCGCTGGTGTGCGGGGACACGGTGGTGTGGAAGCCCTCGGAGCTGACACCGCTGACCGCCATCGCCTGCCAGACGTTGATCGAGCGCGCCTGCGCCGACGTCGGGGTCGACGGGTCCGTCAGCCGACTCGTCCAGGGCGGCCGCGACATCGGCGAGGCGCTGATCGACGATCCGCGGGTGGCGTTGGTGAGCGCCACCGGGTCGGTCCGGATGGGCCGGGAGGTCGGCCCGCGGGTGGCCCAGCGCTTCGGCAAGGCGCTGCTGGAACTGGGCGGCAACAACGCCGCCATCGTCACCCCGTCGGCCGATCTGGACCTCGCTGTGCGCGCCATCGTGTTCTCGGCGGCCGGCACGGCGGGCCAGCGGTGCACCACGATGCGGCGGGTGATCGCGCACTCCTCGATCGCCGATGAATTGTGCCGCCGGATCGCCGCGGCCTACGAGACCCTGCCGATCGGGGACCCGTCCGTGGACGGCACATTGGTCGGCCCGCTGATCCACAGCCGCTCCTACCGGGACATGGTCGGCGCGTTGCAGACCGCCGCCGCCGATGGCGGTGAGGTGATCGGCGGTCACCGGCACGACATGGGCGCCGAGGATGCGTTCTACGTCGCTCCGGCCCTGGTGCGGATGCCCGGGCAGACCGAGGTGGTGCACAACGAGACCTTCGCCCCGATCCTCTACGTGCTGACCTATGACGATCTGGACACCGCGATCGAACTGAACAATGCTGTTCCGCAGGGGCTTTCGTCGGCGATCTTCACCACCGACATCCGGGAGGCGGAACGGTTCATGGCAGCCGACGGGTCCGACTGCGGCATCGCCAACGTCAACATCGGCACCTCGGGCGCCGAGATCGGTGGCGCGTTCGGCGGCGAGAAGGAGACCGGGGGCGGGCGGGAGTCCGGATCCGACGCCTGGAAGGCCTATATGCGCCGGGCGACCAACACCGTCAACTACTCGTCCGAGCTGCCGTTGGCGCAGGGGGTCCGGTTCGGCTGA
- the hglS gene encoding 2-oxoadipate dioxygenase/decarboxylase, giving the protein MTVPTSQLRAAFAAALSRMYGAEVPAYTTLVDVTSEVNRDTAHSDRLGSLQRVTAERHGAIRVGSVTELADVADLFAAFGMFGVGFYDLRDAASPVPVVSTAFRPIDADELEANPFRVFTSMLATDDARFFHPDLAARVRSFVGQRNLFDPALIAQARRIATDGCPPDQADDFVRSATAAFALSREPIDKAWYDELAAVSAVAADIAGVRSTHINHLTPRVLDIDALYARMTARGVTMIDAIQGPPRTPCPAVLLRQTSFRALAEPRRFRGPDGSGFDGTLRVRFGEVEARGVALTRAGRARYDAAMADRGNWHRYFPGTDAEMAAQGLAYYRAGDPTRPVVYEDFLPASAAGIFRSNLDGDTTVTETADRATHYDLDWMAGAIGHHIHDPYDLYEKAAS; this is encoded by the coding sequence GTGACCGTACCCACGTCGCAGTTGCGGGCCGCCTTCGCCGCCGCACTGTCCCGGATGTACGGCGCCGAAGTTCCGGCCTACACGACCTTGGTGGATGTCACGTCGGAGGTGAACCGGGATACCGCGCACTCGGATCGGTTGGGCTCGCTGCAACGGGTCACCGCCGAACGCCATGGCGCGATCCGGGTGGGCAGCGTCACCGAACTCGCCGATGTCGCCGACCTTTTCGCGGCATTCGGGATGTTCGGAGTCGGGTTCTACGATCTGCGCGACGCGGCCTCCCCGGTTCCGGTGGTGTCCACCGCGTTCCGGCCCATCGACGCCGATGAATTGGAAGCCAACCCGTTCCGGGTCTTCACCTCGATGCTGGCCACCGACGACGCCCGGTTCTTCCACCCCGATCTGGCGGCCCGCGTACGCAGCTTCGTCGGACAACGCAACCTGTTCGATCCCGCGCTGATCGCCCAGGCCCGGCGCATCGCCACCGACGGCTGCCCGCCGGATCAGGCGGACGACTTCGTCCGGTCGGCCACCGCGGCGTTCGCCCTGTCCCGGGAACCGATCGACAAGGCGTGGTACGACGAACTGGCCGCGGTGTCCGCGGTCGCCGCCGACATCGCCGGGGTGCGCAGCACCCATATCAACCACCTCACGCCCAGGGTGTTGGACATCGACGCGCTGTACGCCCGGATGACCGCCCGCGGTGTCACCATGATCGACGCGATCCAGGGGCCGCCACGTACCCCGTGCCCTGCGGTGTTGCTGCGCCAGACGTCATTTCGGGCACTGGCCGAGCCGCGACGGTTCCGGGGCCCGGACGGGTCCGGGTTCGACGGGACACTGCGGGTGCGCTTCGGCGAGGTCGAGGCCCGCGGGGTGGCGCTGACCCGCGCCGGCCGGGCCCGGTATGACGCCGCGATGGCCGACCGCGGCAACTGGCACCGGTACTTCCCGGGCACCGACGCCGAGATGGCCGCCCAGGGCCTCGCCTATTACCGTGCCGGCGACCCCACCAGACCCGTTGTCTACGAGGACTTCCTGCCGGCATCCGCAGCGGGGATCTTCCGGTCGAACCTCGACGGCGACACAACGGTCACCGAGACCGCCGACCGCGCGACGCACTACGACCTCGACTGGATGGCCGGCGCGATCGGCCACCACATCCACGACCCTTACGACCTCTACGAGAAAGCGGCATCATGA